A part of Kitasatospora acidiphila genomic DNA contains:
- a CDS encoding alpha-ketoglutarate-dependent dioxygenase AlkB translates to MPPESRISDEILSCTLPAEDDLFAELSASARLEDVGKGRRGAVLTRTDEAGGVPLVRTTTRYGSPTQRFQAVHERLAQRVQERAALPVGFNNALIESYTNAYTTMGSHSDQALDLADESFIAVFSCYRHPEAGPPRKLIFESKGSGGEKFEVPLAHNSVVAFSVDSNRRLRHKIVLDAPAQAADNQWLGVTFRTSKTFVRFRDGHAYLPQGARLMSADDEQRREFYRLRRRENHETDFGYPLLTYTISESDLMPPV, encoded by the coding sequence TTGCCCCCCGAGTCTAGGATCTCGGATGAGATCCTCTCGTGCACCTTGCCGGCCGAGGATGATCTCTTTGCGGAGCTGTCGGCGTCGGCTCGTTTGGAAGACGTGGGAAAGGGCCGGCGAGGCGCCGTGCTCACCAGGACCGACGAGGCGGGTGGTGTGCCTCTCGTACGTACGACCACTCGGTACGGCAGCCCGACGCAGCGTTTCCAGGCGGTGCACGAGCGGCTGGCGCAACGGGTTCAAGAGCGTGCGGCGCTCCCGGTCGGCTTCAACAACGCTCTCATCGAGAGCTACACGAACGCCTACACGACCATGGGCAGCCATTCCGACCAAGCCCTCGATCTGGCCGACGAGTCGTTCATCGCCGTCTTCTCCTGCTACCGGCATCCCGAAGCGGGCCCGCCGAGGAAGCTGATCTTCGAATCAAAGGGGTCCGGTGGCGAGAAGTTCGAGGTCCCCCTCGCCCACAACAGTGTCGTCGCCTTTTCCGTCGACTCGAATCGGCGACTCAGGCACAAGATCGTATTGGACGCGCCCGCCCAGGCGGCGGACAACCAATGGCTGGGTGTGACTTTTCGAACGTCAAAAACCTTCGTTCGGTTTCGCGACGGACACGCATACCTCCCGCAGGGTGCGCGCCTCATGTCGGCCGACGATGAGCAGAGGCGCGAGTTCTACCGACTGCGGCGCCGTGAGAACCATGAAACGGACTTCGGCTACCCCCTGCTGACGTACACCATCAGCGAGAGCGATCTGATGCCGCCCGTCTGA
- a CDS encoding purine-cytosine permease family protein: MDSLSSADSSGAIETRGIEPVPDHERHGRVRELFPTWVAANISVLLLTMGAALVVFNSLNFWQVLIVAVCAAVVSFGLVGVLSVSGKWGGAPGATLSRATFGVRGNLFPGAILWIARFGWETINAVTGAYAVLTVLKLLFGIKSNDALIVITLLLFVACTFLVSGMGRKVLNICNKWSTYLFGLFSMLVLAYLVATIHWSDVFAKPAGTTAMMVAGVGTIAAGGISWVPTGPDFARYLPHQASGKRIVGATVSGAGLVMVPMVLMGAVMAVATPGLAKAQDPVSFLGDLLPTWLAVPYLLTAIVGMLLINSLSMYSAGFTAQTMGVKLPRAMAVSINAVISLVAGGLLMLVASSFLGSFITFLILLAVSFSAWIGVYAVDMFRRRSRAVRYDAEALMDTGRTSRYWYVGGFCWQAMTAWGVALLAGLSFTSCDWFSGPLAGTPIGKYGLGWMATIVVSAAIMAVLPTPRENVPTAVAEPAPATAEREKVTA; this comes from the coding sequence ATGGACAGTCTGTCCTCCGCCGACTCCAGCGGCGCCATCGAAACCCGCGGCATCGAGCCCGTGCCGGACCATGAGCGCCACGGCCGGGTCAGAGAGCTCTTCCCGACCTGGGTCGCAGCCAACATCAGCGTCCTGCTGCTCACCATGGGTGCGGCCCTGGTGGTCTTCAACTCGCTGAACTTCTGGCAGGTCCTGATCGTCGCCGTGTGCGCCGCGGTCGTGTCGTTCGGCCTGGTCGGAGTGCTCTCGGTCTCCGGCAAGTGGGGCGGCGCACCGGGTGCGACGCTCTCCCGGGCGACCTTCGGGGTGCGCGGCAACCTGTTCCCCGGCGCGATCCTCTGGATCGCCCGGTTCGGCTGGGAGACGATCAACGCGGTCACCGGCGCCTACGCCGTGCTGACCGTGCTCAAGCTGCTCTTCGGCATCAAGAGCAATGACGCACTCATCGTGATCACCCTGCTGCTCTTCGTCGCCTGCACCTTCCTGGTCAGCGGCATGGGCCGCAAGGTGCTGAACATCTGCAACAAGTGGTCGACCTACCTGTTCGGCCTGTTCAGCATGCTGGTGCTCGCCTACCTGGTGGCCACCATCCACTGGAGCGACGTCTTCGCCAAGCCCGCCGGGACCACCGCGATGATGGTCGCCGGTGTCGGCACGATCGCGGCCGGCGGCATCAGCTGGGTGCCCACCGGCCCCGACTTCGCCCGCTACCTGCCGCACCAGGCGTCCGGCAAGCGGATCGTCGGCGCGACGGTCTCCGGCGCCGGCCTGGTGATGGTTCCCATGGTGCTGATGGGCGCCGTGATGGCGGTCGCCACCCCGGGGCTGGCCAAGGCGCAGGACCCGGTCTCCTTCCTCGGTGACCTGCTGCCGACCTGGCTGGCGGTGCCGTACCTGCTCACCGCGATCGTGGGCATGCTGCTGATCAACAGCCTGTCGATGTACTCGGCCGGTTTCACCGCCCAGACCATGGGTGTGAAGCTGCCGCGCGCCATGGCCGTGAGCATCAACGCCGTGATCTCGCTGGTCGCCGGTGGCCTGCTGATGCTGGTCGCCTCCAGCTTCCTCGGCTCCTTCATCACCTTCCTGATCCTGCTCGCGGTCTCCTTCTCCGCCTGGATCGGCGTCTACGCGGTCGACATGTTCCGCCGCCGCTCCCGCGCGGTGCGCTACGACGCCGAGGCCCTGATGGACACCGGCCGTACCAGCCGCTACTGGTACGTCGGCGGCTTCTGCTGGCAGGCGATGACGGCCTGGGGCGTCGCGCTGCTCGCCGGTCTCAGCTTCACCAGCTGCGACTGGTTCTCCGGCCCGCTGGCCGGTACCCCGATCGGCAAGTACGGCCTCGGTTGGATGGCCACCATCGTGGTCTCCGCCGCGATCATGGCCGTCCTCCCGACGCCGCGCGAGAACGTCCCGACCGCTGTTGCCGAGCCGGCCCCGGCCACTGCCGAGCGCGAGAAGGTCACCGCGTAG
- a CDS encoding class I SAM-dependent methyltransferase: MQDLVVDPGAHNRAAWDKYVQEGNEWSRPVSAEDVERARMGDWSIVLIGREPVDRAWLPTDLTGKDVLCLASGGGQQGPILAAAGARVTVFDNSPRQLGQDQMVAVRDGLELRTVLGDMRDLGAFGDAAFDVVFHPVSNLFVPDLAPVWHECFRVLRPGGTLLAGFLNPDAYLFDHEALDERGELVVVHKLPYSDVTHYSAEERATKFGADAPLEYSHTLTDQIGGQLAAGFVLTGFAEAPDRSNASAQYMSNYFATLAVKPG; encoded by the coding sequence GTGCAGGACCTTGTCGTCGACCCCGGTGCCCATAATCGGGCAGCCTGGGACAAGTATGTCCAGGAGGGCAACGAGTGGTCGAGGCCGGTGAGTGCCGAGGACGTCGAGCGCGCCCGCATGGGCGACTGGTCGATTGTTCTCATCGGGCGTGAGCCAGTCGACCGCGCGTGGCTGCCGACGGACCTGACCGGCAAGGACGTGTTGTGCCTGGCCTCCGGCGGTGGCCAGCAGGGTCCGATCCTCGCCGCCGCAGGGGCGCGGGTCACCGTGTTCGACAACTCGCCCCGCCAGCTCGGCCAGGACCAGATGGTGGCGGTACGCGACGGACTCGAGCTGCGCACCGTCCTGGGTGACATGCGCGACCTCGGCGCCTTCGGCGACGCAGCATTCGATGTTGTGTTCCACCCGGTCTCGAACTTGTTTGTACCCGACTTGGCACCGGTGTGGCATGAGTGCTTCCGCGTCCTGCGACCGGGCGGAACTCTGCTCGCGGGCTTCCTCAACCCTGATGCGTACTTGTTCGACCACGAGGCCCTCGACGAGCGTGGCGAGCTGGTCGTCGTGCACAAGCTGCCCTACAGCGATGTCACGCATTACTCCGCCGAGGAACGCGCCACGAAGTTCGGCGCGGATGCCCCTCTTGAATACAGCCACACCCTCACCGACCAGATCGGCGGGCAACTCGCCGCGGGGTTCGTCCTCACCGGCTTCGCAGAAGCACCGGACCGATCCAACGCATCCGCCCAATACATGTCGAACTATTTTGCGACGCTGGCGGTCAAGCCAGGCTGA
- the cobN gene encoding cobaltochelatase subunit CobN: MILLLSTSDTDLLSARAANGPVGYRLGNPARLAPADLPELLEGTDLVVVRLLGGRRAWQEGLDALLAGPRPVIVLSGEQAPDAQLMELSTVPAGLAAEAHAYLAHGGAANLAELGAFLSDTVLLTGHGFAPPASAPDWGPLERAAARTEGPTVAVLYYRAHHMSGNTAFVEALCTAIEEAGGQARPYFCASLRGAPEELLAELGRADAIVTTVLAAGGTRPAEAQAGGDEEAWDAGALAALDRPILQALCLTWSREQWEGSDDGLSPLDTATQIAVPEFDGRLITVPFSFKELDEDGLTVYVADPERSARVAGIAVRHARLRHVPPAERRLALVLSAYPTKHARVGNAVGLDTPASASRLLNRLKAEGWDLGDGFPGMDPVEDEHEGDALIKALIDAGGYDQDWLTEDQLARNPVRIPAADYRRWYATLPAALREQVEEHWGPAPGELYVDRTHNPDGDIVLAAMRAGNLLVLVQPPRGFGANPVAIYHDPDLPPSHHYLAAYRWIAAAQSDGGFGADAIVHLGKHGNLEWLPGKTAALSAECGPDAALGDVPLIYPFLVNDPGEGTQAKRRAHATLVDHLVPPMARADSYGDIARLEQLLDEHSNIAAMDPAKLPAIRAQIWTLIQAAKLDHDLGLDERPEDDGFDDFLLHVDGWLCEVKDAQIRDGLHVLGQAPTGQERVNLVLSILRARQIWGGVSALPGLREALGLDEAALKLGATDAAEAKARELVEAMEAADWAPEAVEKAAEGLPADVARVLDFAARQVVPRLASTTDELDAVIHALGGGFVPAGPSGSPLRGLVNVLPTGRNFYSVDPKAVPSRLAWETGQALAASLVERYQADNDGAFPPSVGLSLWGTSAMRTAGDDIAEAFALLGVRPVWDEASRRVTGLEAIPLAELGRPRIDVTLRISGFFRDAFPHVVALLDDAVRLAAGQEEAETDNFVRAHVQADLAEHGDERRATVRVFGSRPGTYGAGLLQLIDSRDWRTDADLAEVYTVWGGYAYGRGLNGRPAREEMETAYRRITVAAKNTDTREHDIADSDDYFQYHGGMVATVRALTGSAPAAYIGDSTRPETVRTRTLTEEAARVFRARVVNPRWLEAMRRHGYKGAFEMAATVDYLFGYDATTGVVADWMYERLTQEYVLDPVNREFLTDANPWALHGISERLLEAAERGLWAEPDPALLAELQAAFLESEGDLEGDDQG; encoded by the coding sequence ATGATCCTGCTCCTGTCCACCTCCGACACCGACCTGCTCTCCGCCCGGGCCGCCAACGGCCCGGTCGGCTACCGGCTCGGCAACCCGGCCCGCCTGGCCCCCGCCGACCTGCCGGAGCTGCTGGAGGGCACCGACCTGGTGGTGGTCCGGCTGCTCGGCGGCCGGCGCGCCTGGCAGGAGGGGCTGGACGCCCTGCTGGCCGGCCCGCGCCCGGTCATCGTGCTCAGCGGTGAGCAGGCGCCGGACGCCCAGTTGATGGAGCTGTCCACGGTGCCCGCCGGTCTGGCCGCCGAGGCGCACGCCTACCTGGCGCACGGCGGCGCGGCCAACCTGGCCGAGCTGGGCGCGTTCCTCTCCGACACGGTGCTCCTCACCGGCCACGGCTTCGCCCCGCCGGCGTCGGCGCCGGACTGGGGTCCGCTGGAACGCGCCGCGGCCCGCACCGAGGGTCCGACGGTCGCCGTCCTCTACTACCGCGCGCACCACATGAGCGGCAACACGGCCTTCGTCGAGGCGCTGTGCACGGCGATCGAGGAGGCCGGCGGCCAGGCCCGTCCGTACTTCTGTGCCTCGCTGCGCGGGGCTCCGGAGGAGTTGCTGGCCGAACTGGGCCGGGCCGACGCGATCGTGACGACCGTGCTGGCGGCCGGCGGCACCCGGCCGGCCGAGGCGCAGGCCGGCGGCGACGAGGAGGCCTGGGACGCCGGCGCGCTGGCCGCCCTGGACCGCCCGATCCTGCAGGCGCTCTGCCTGACCTGGTCGCGCGAGCAGTGGGAGGGCAGTGACGACGGCCTGTCCCCGCTGGACACCGCCACCCAGATCGCGGTGCCGGAGTTCGACGGCCGGCTGATCACCGTGCCGTTCTCCTTCAAGGAGTTGGACGAGGACGGGCTGACCGTCTACGTCGCCGACCCGGAGCGGTCCGCCCGGGTGGCCGGTATAGCGGTCCGGCACGCCCGGCTGCGCCATGTCCCGCCCGCCGAGCGCCGGTTGGCGCTGGTCCTGTCCGCCTACCCGACCAAGCACGCCCGGGTCGGCAACGCGGTCGGCCTGGACACCCCGGCGAGCGCCTCCCGGCTGCTCAACCGCCTGAAGGCGGAAGGCTGGGACCTCGGGGACGGGTTCCCCGGCATGGATCCCGTCGAGGACGAGCACGAGGGCGACGCCCTCATCAAGGCCCTGATCGACGCCGGTGGTTACGACCAGGACTGGCTGACCGAGGACCAGTTGGCCCGCAACCCGGTGCGCATCCCGGCCGCCGACTACCGCCGCTGGTACGCCACGCTGCCCGCCGCGCTGCGCGAGCAGGTCGAGGAGCACTGGGGCCCGGCGCCCGGCGAGCTCTATGTGGACCGCACCCACAACCCGGACGGCGACATCGTGTTGGCCGCCATGCGGGCCGGCAACCTGCTGGTGCTGGTGCAGCCGCCGCGCGGCTTCGGCGCCAACCCGGTGGCCATCTACCACGATCCGGACCTTCCGCCCAGCCACCACTACCTGGCCGCCTACCGCTGGATCGCCGCCGCGCAGTCGGACGGCGGCTTCGGCGCCGACGCGATCGTGCACCTGGGCAAGCACGGCAACCTGGAGTGGCTGCCGGGCAAGACGGCCGCGCTGTCCGCCGAGTGCGGCCCGGACGCGGCGCTCGGCGATGTGCCGCTGATCTACCCGTTCCTGGTGAACGACCCGGGCGAGGGCACCCAGGCGAAGCGGCGCGCGCACGCCACCCTGGTGGACCACCTGGTGCCGCCGATGGCCCGCGCCGACTCCTACGGCGACATCGCCAGGCTTGAGCAACTCCTCGACGAGCACTCCAACATCGCCGCGATGGACCCGGCCAAGCTCCCCGCGATCCGGGCCCAGATCTGGACCCTGATCCAGGCCGCCAAGCTGGACCACGACCTGGGCCTGGACGAGCGCCCGGAGGACGACGGCTTCGACGACTTCCTGCTGCATGTCGACGGCTGGCTCTGCGAGGTGAAGGACGCTCAGATCCGCGACGGACTGCACGTATTGGGGCAGGCGCCGACCGGCCAGGAGCGCGTCAACCTGGTTCTGTCGATCCTGAGGGCCCGTCAGATTTGGGGCGGTGTCAGCGCGTTGCCGGGTCTGCGGGAGGCGCTGGGCCTGGACGAGGCGGCGCTGAAGCTCGGTGCCACCGACGCGGCCGAGGCCAAGGCCCGGGAGCTGGTCGAGGCGATGGAGGCGGCCGACTGGGCGCCGGAGGCCGTCGAGAAGGCCGCCGAGGGCCTGCCGGCCGATGTCGCCCGGGTGCTGGACTTCGCCGCCCGCCAGGTGGTGCCCCGACTCGCCTCCACCACCGACGAGTTGGATGCCGTGATCCACGCCCTGGGCGGCGGCTTCGTGCCGGCCGGGCCGTCCGGTTCGCCGCTGCGCGGCCTGGTCAATGTGCTGCCGACCGGCCGCAACTTCTACTCGGTGGACCCGAAGGCGGTGCCCAGCCGGCTCGCCTGGGAGACCGGCCAGGCGCTGGCGGCCTCGCTCGTCGAGCGCTACCAGGCCGACAACGACGGCGCGTTCCCGCCCTCGGTGGGCCTCTCGCTCTGGGGCACCAGCGCGATGCGCACCGCCGGCGACGACATCGCCGAGGCCTTCGCGCTGCTCGGCGTCCGGCCGGTCTGGGACGAGGCCTCGCGCCGGGTGACCGGCCTGGAGGCCATCCCGCTGGCCGAGTTGGGCCGTCCCCGGATTGACGTGACGCTGCGCATCTCCGGCTTCTTCCGGGACGCCTTCCCGCACGTGGTGGCACTGCTGGACGACGCGGTGCGGTTGGCCGCGGGCCAGGAGGAGGCGGAGACGGACAACTTCGTCCGCGCCCACGTGCAGGCCGACCTGGCCGAGCACGGTGACGAACGGCGGGCCACGGTCCGGGTGTTCGGCTCCCGCCCGGGCACCTACGGGGCCGGTCTGCTGCAGCTGATCGACAGCCGGGACTGGCGCACCGACGCCGACCTGGCCGAGGTCTACACGGTGTGGGGCGGTTACGCCTACGGGCGCGGGCTGAACGGGCGGCCGGCCCGGGAGGAGATGGAGACCGCCTACCGGCGGATCACGGTGGCGGCCAAGAACACCGACACCCGCGAGCACGACATCGCCGACTCGGACGACTACTTCCAGTACCACGGCGGCATGGTGGCGACCGTCCGCGCGCTCACCGGCTCGGCGCCGGCCGCCTACATCGGCGACTCGACCCGCCCGGAGACGGTGCGCACCCGCACCCTGACCGAGGAGGCGGCCCGGGTGTTCCGCGCCCGGGTGGTCAACCCGCGCTGGCTGGAGGCGATGCGGCGGCACGGCTACAAGGGCGCCTTCGAGATGGCCGCCACCGTGGACTACCTGTTCGGCTACGACGCCACCACCGGCGTGGTGGCGGACTGGATGTACGAGCGGCTGACCCAGGAGTACGTGCTCGACCCGGTGAACCGCGAGTTCCTCACCGACGCCAACCCCTGGGCCCTGCACGGCATCAGCGAGCGGCTGCTGGAGGCCGCCGAGCGCGGCCTGTGGGCCGAGCCGGACCCGGCTCTGCTGGCCGAACTGCAGGCCGCCTTCCTGGAGTCGGAGGGTGACCTGGAGGGCGACGACCAGGGCTGA
- a CDS encoding MarR family winged helix-turn-helix transcriptional regulator, whose product MNVDDLSAALYDGIALLARRLRQAPIPGDLTLPERSALSRLARGGPATAAALARAEQITPQAMGTTLSGLEARGLVERHPDPDDRRRVVMSLTGEGEAMLLRRRGARSRQLGEVLERGFTAGELEALAVAAPLIERLAEGM is encoded by the coding sequence GTGAATGTCGATGACCTGAGCGCGGCGCTCTACGACGGCATCGCCCTGCTCGCTCGGCGGCTTCGCCAGGCGCCCATCCCGGGCGACCTCACGCTTCCCGAACGCTCCGCGCTGTCCCGCCTGGCCCGCGGCGGCCCGGCCACCGCCGCCGCGCTCGCCCGGGCCGAGCAGATCACCCCGCAGGCGATGGGGACCACCCTGAGCGGGCTGGAGGCGCGCGGCCTCGTCGAGCGGCACCCCGATCCGGACGACCGGCGGCGGGTCGTCATGTCGTTGACCGGGGAGGGTGAGGCGATGCTGCTGCGGCGACGGGGTGCACGGTCCCGGCAGCTCGGTGAGGTGCTTGAACGGGGGTTCACCGCAGGGGAGTTGGAGGCGCTGGCGGTGGCGGCGCCGCTGATCGAGCGGCTGGCTGAGGGTATGTGA
- a CDS encoding serine hydrolase domain-containing protein: MPCPVRILIRPLGLTATTTPGTDPSIPGPPAHGYSAFGTATPLDVTQLNPSVLDASGSIISTAHDLGRFYSALLSGRLLAPAQLDATKTTVPAPQLGADYGLGLGELPLSCGGSCFAHPGGVPGYRTWVGATPDGTRTAVVFATDDGDENTQQAMSTLVDRELCRDKVR, encoded by the coding sequence CTGCCTTGTCCGGTCCGCATCCTCATCCGCCCGCTGGGGCTGACGGCCACCACCACGCCCGGCACCGACCCGTCCATCCCGGGCCCGCCCGCTCATGGCTACTCCGCGTTCGGGACCGCCACCCCCCTCGACGTCACACAGCTCAACCCGAGCGTGCTCGATGCCTCAGGATCCATCATCAGCACCGCGCACGACCTCGGCCGGTTCTACAGCGCCCTGCTCAGCGGCCGACTGCTGGCCCCCGCCCAACTCGACGCGACGAAGACCACGGTGCCCGCGCCGCAACTGGGCGCGGACTACGGGCTCGGGCTGGGCGAGCTCCCGTTGTCCTGCGGCGGCAGTTGCTTCGCCCACCCGGGCGGAGTGCCCGGCTACCGGACCTGGGTCGGCGCCACCCCGGATGGAACTCGCACGGCCGTGGTGTTCGCCACCGACGACGGGGACGAGAACACCCAGCAGGCGATGAGCACCCTCGTGGACCGGGAGCTGTGCCGCGACAAGGTGCGATAG
- a CDS encoding alpha/beta fold hydrolase yields MAGAAGRPVRAAVPLPRARPAGARRSAPASSAGTYSLPGYAEVLVRFAAALDARDALVGGHSLGGHIALEAAPALTDCAGFAVFGTPPMATLEAMPSAFLPNPLVSVGFTAEVTPADARAYAASQLAPGSALPVAPMAEQILATDGAARAGLAASLAAGAFTDEVAIAAGLDRPLAVLHGRDEQLVSLAYLESLHLPPLWRGAVQVIEGSGHSPQLEAPEALAKLLTEFAEFVE; encoded by the coding sequence CTGGCAGGCGCTGCTGGACGGCCCGTTCGGGCAGCGGTACCGCTGCCTCGCGCTCGACCTGCCGGGGCACGGCGATCGGCACCCGCGTCGTCGGCCGGCACCTACTCGCTGCCCGGCTACGCCGAGGTGCTCGTCCGGTTCGCCGCGGCCCTGGACGCCCGGGACGCCCTGGTGGGCGGGCACAGCCTCGGCGGGCACATCGCGCTGGAGGCGGCCCCGGCGCTGACCGATTGCGCCGGCTTCGCCGTGTTCGGCACGCCGCCGATGGCCACCCTGGAGGCGATGCCGAGCGCCTTCCTCCCCAACCCCCTGGTGAGCGTGGGCTTCACCGCCGAGGTGACCCCGGCCGACGCCCGGGCGTACGCGGCGAGCCAACTCGCACCCGGCTCCGCGCTGCCGGTGGCGCCGATGGCCGAGCAGATCCTCGCCACCGACGGCGCCGCCCGGGCCGGGCTGGCGGCGAGCCTCGCCGCCGGTGCGTTCACCGACGAGGTGGCCATCGCCGCCGGCCTCGACCGCCCGCTGGCCGTCCTGCACGGCCGGGACGAGCAACTGGTCAGCCTTGCCTACCTGGAGTCGCTGCACCTGCCGCCGCTGTGGCGCGGCGCCGTCCAGGTGATCGAGGGTTCCGGCCACTCACCGCAGTTGGAGGCACCGGAGGCGTTGGCGAAGCTGCTCACGGAGTTCGCCGAGTTCGTCGAGTAG
- a CDS encoding GNAT family N-acetyltransferase, with product MTGTGSVPWPPAPIRTERLVLRESEARDRAAFIELFASPEVGTYVGGSRPRDELERAMPEVPGRRFGFFAVELDGTTIGMITLDGRDPERKGHIRPDGGEPELGYMFLPQAWGRGYATEACAAALDWFADAHPGEPVVLSTQTANDASMRIAAKLGFTEVERFEEYGAEQWFGMWSPVTPS from the coding sequence ATGACTGGAACCGGATCCGTCCCCTGGCCGCCTGCCCCGATACGGACCGAGCGGCTCGTGCTCCGTGAGTCCGAGGCCCGGGACCGTGCGGCGTTCATCGAGCTGTTCGCTTCACCAGAGGTGGGCACCTACGTCGGTGGCTCCCGACCGCGTGACGAGCTCGAGCGCGCGATGCCCGAGGTGCCCGGGCGGCGCTTCGGCTTCTTCGCGGTCGAGCTCGACGGAACAACGATCGGGATGATCACGCTCGATGGGCGCGACCCGGAGCGTAAGGGACACATCCGTCCGGACGGCGGGGAGCCCGAGCTCGGCTACATGTTCCTGCCGCAGGCATGGGGACGCGGGTACGCCACCGAGGCGTGCGCAGCGGCGCTCGACTGGTTCGCCGACGCGCATCCCGGCGAGCCGGTGGTGCTCTCCACCCAGACCGCCAACGACGCCTCGATGCGCATCGCGGCGAAGCTGGGGTTCACCGAGGTGGAGCGGTTCGAGGAGTACGGCGCCGAGCAGTGGTTCGGCATGTGGTCCCCGGTCACGCCGTCCTGA
- a CDS encoding F0F1 ATP synthase subunit B family protein, which yields MGPLQPHLADFVVGLVCFFAIFAVLGGILLPRIEKTLAAREDAIGGGTERADAARAEALATYEQYQAELNAARHEAAQIRQAAAEEGAARIAAVRAEGQRQREQLVAAAKVQLEADRVMAEAELREDVIAVATELAGRIVGEPLGDVPRVRDIADEFFAELDAKALDTRVTAKA from the coding sequence ATGGGACCCTTGCAGCCTCATCTCGCCGACTTCGTCGTCGGCCTTGTCTGCTTCTTCGCGATCTTCGCCGTGCTCGGCGGGATCCTCCTGCCCCGGATCGAAAAGACCCTCGCCGCCCGTGAGGACGCCATCGGCGGCGGCACCGAACGCGCGGACGCCGCTCGCGCCGAAGCGCTGGCCACCTACGAGCAGTACCAAGCCGAGCTGAACGCCGCTCGCCATGAGGCGGCCCAGATACGCCAGGCCGCCGCAGAGGAAGGCGCTGCCCGCATCGCCGCCGTGCGAGCCGAGGGGCAGCGGCAGCGGGAGCAGTTGGTCGCAGCGGCCAAGGTGCAGTTGGAGGCCGATCGGGTCATGGCGGAGGCGGAGCTGCGGGAGGACGTCATCGCCGTGGCCACCGAACTCGCCGGCCGCATAGTGGGCGAGCCGCTGGGCGACGTACCGCGTGTGCGCGACATCGCCGACGAGTTCTTCGCCGAGCTCGACGCGAAGGCTCTCGACACGAGGGTCACTGCCAAGGCCTGA